Part of the Sodalinema gerasimenkoae IPPAS B-353 genome is shown below.
TCTCAGCTATGCCAATATGGGCGGAGTCTCCTTTGATGGCGCCAATCTACAAAAGGCCAACATGAGTTGTTCGATTTTAAGTGGCGCGAACCTGACGGAGGTCAATCTCTCGGGAGCGTCCTTAAAAGGAACGAAGTTAGATCAAGCCAATCTCTACGGTGCCAATCTCAGCAATGCCGATTTGACGCAAGCGGATTTGAAGATGGCAGATTTAACCAGTGCCGATTTAAGTTACGCCAACCTCACAGGGGCTGACTTATGGGGCGCTCACATGACCGCAGCCAACCTCCACGGCGCAATTCTCCCTGACGGAACTCGCCAAGGTTAGGGGTGGGTTATGCCTACTGCCTTCTTCTTCCCTGTTCCCTATCCCCTATTCCCTATGACCACAACATCCTTAGAAACCCAACTCACTCAACTCCAAACCACTGCCACCGAGGAGATTGCTGCTGCCGCTAATCTAGAGCAGCTTGAGTCCTTGCGGGTGGGCTATTTAGGTAAAAAGGGGCAAGTCTCGAAAATTCTGGGCGGTATGGGAAAACTTGATCCGGGCGATCGCCCCAAGGTCGGGAAACTGGCCAACGAGGTCAAAACTGCCCTGGAAACGGCTCTAACGGACAAAAAAAATACGTTACAACAAGCGGCAATTCAAGCCCGTCTGGCCTCGGAAACCCTGGATGTAACGATGCCAGCGGTGGTGGTTCCCCAAGGCCGTCGCCATCCTCTCAATAGCACCATCGATCGCATCCTCGATATCTTTGTTGGACTCGGCTATACGGTAGCCACGGGCCCGGAAATTGAAACGGATTACTATAATTTCGAGGCCCTGAATACCCCGGCAGATCACCCGGCCCGGGATATGCAGGATACCTTCTATTTACCGGGCGATCGCCTGTTGCGAACCCACACTTCCTCGGTGCAAATCCGCTATATGGAACAGCAACAGCCCCCCATCCGCGTTGTGGCCCCAGGACGAGTCTATCGCCGCGATACGGT
Proteins encoded:
- the pheS gene encoding phenylalanine--tRNA ligase subunit alpha encodes the protein MTTTSLETQLTQLQTTATEEIAAAANLEQLESLRVGYLGKKGQVSKILGGMGKLDPGDRPKVGKLANEVKTALETALTDKKNTLQQAAIQARLASETLDVTMPAVVVPQGRRHPLNSTIDRILDIFVGLGYTVATGPEIETDYYNFEALNTPADHPARDMQDTFYLPGDRLLRTHTSSVQIRYMEQQQPPIRVVAPGRVYRRDTVDATHSAVFHQIELLAVDEGLTFTDLKGTIREFVRQIFGDVEIRFRPSYFPFTEPSAEVDVKWKGDWLEVLGCGTVDPNVLEAVGYDSERYTGFAAGFGVERFAMVLHQMDDIRRLYNSDLRFLRQFN